The following proteins are encoded in a genomic region of Nicotiana sylvestris chromosome 4, ASM39365v2, whole genome shotgun sequence:
- the LOC104233207 gene encoding uncharacterized protein isoform X2 has protein sequence MTSSLGTHPRICSLGGPEHILKERSCKFSCFRYTDVESSWKELLPSKGQKFISCRHLSTRKSWSIFSAATGDAKDPDDSEDSNKPTESETGSVNSEILRNNLERIIGRDDSAFSGIDLAALIRNKYGRSYDVQLIKKEFMGKNLLALNVMWKYREQRSFPLTEEEYLLRLDDVANTLKCWGAVSHVRNSLEKAVSIFIDMDESGGRANEWIYK, from the exons ATGACGAGTTCTCTGGGGACCCACCCTCGTATCTGTTCATTAGGAGGTCCAGAGCATATTTTGAAGGAAAGAAGTTGCAAATTTTCATGTTTTCGTTATACAGACGTAGAATCTTCTTGGAAAGAATTGTTACCTTCAAAAGGTCAGAAGTTTATTAGCTGTCGCCACCTAAGTACTAGAAAAAGCTGGTCAATATTTTCTGCTGCAACCGGTGATGCAAAGGATCCTGATGACTCAGAAGATAGTAACAAACCGACAGAAAGTGAAACTGGATCT GTAAATAGTGAAATTCTAAGGAATAATCTTGAAAGAATCATCGGGAGGGATGACTCTGCTTTTAGTGGAATAGACCTTGCAGCTTTGATAAGGAATAAATATGGAAGGTCCTATGATGTTCAATTGATTAAGAAG GAATTCATGGGGAAAAATCTTCTTGCGTTAAACGTTATGTGGAAATACAGGGAGCAG CGATCTTTTCCCCTAACTGAAGAAGAATACCTACTGAGGCTAGATGATGTGGCAAACACATTGAAATGTTGGGGAGCTGTTTCGCATGTTCGAAATAGCCTTGAGAAG GCAGTGAGCATTTTCATAGATATGGACGAATCTGGCGGCCGTGCAAATGAATGGATTTACAAGTAG
- the LOC104233209 gene encoding histidinol-phosphate aminotransferase, chloroplastic isoform X1, giving the protein MGVIELCNTSSICIGRAKPSCCSIERNQRRRIICMASSVPVQEESQQKQRVTGDAFIRPHLLKLSPYQPILPFEVLSTRLGRKPEDIVKLDANENPYGPPPEVIEALGAMKFPYIYPDPESRTLRAALAEDSGLESEYILAGCGADELIDLIMRCVLDPGDMIVDCPPTFTMYEFDAAVNGAHVIKVPRNPDFSLDVERIAEVVEHEKPKCIFLTSPNNPDGSIIDDETLLKILDLPILVILDEAYVEFSGMESKMKWVKKHENLIVLRTFSKRAGLAGLRVGYGAFPKSIIEFLWRAKQPYNVSVAAEVAACAALKNPTYLENVKVALVQERERLFNLLKEVPFLDPYPSYSNFILCKVTSGMDAKKLKEDLATMGVMIRHYNSKELKGYVRVSVGKPEHTEALMKCLKHFY; this is encoded by the exons ATGGGTGTAATTGAATTATGCAACACTTCATCTATTTGCATTGGTAGAGCAAAACCCAGTTGTTGTTCAATTGAAAGAAATCAGAGGAGGAGAATCATTTGCATGGCCTCCTCAGTGCCGGTGCAAGAAGAGAGTCAACAGAAACAACGTGTGACCGGGGATGCTTTTATCCGGCCCCATCTTCTTAAATTGTCACCTTATCAGCCGATTTTGCCTTTTGAG GTGTTATCCACTCGTCTTGGTAGAAAGCCGGAGGACATTGTGAAATTAGATGCTAACGAGAATCCATATGGCCCTCCTCCAGAG GTAATCGAGGCTTTGGGCGCTATGAAATTTCCATATATTTATCCTGATCCTGAAAGCCGTACCTTGCGTGCTGCCCTTGCTGAAGATTCTGGCCTTGAATCTGAGTATATTCTTGCAGGGTGCGGTGCAGATGAACTCATTGATTTGATAATGCG GTGCGTATTGGATCCTGGTGACATGATTGTTGACTGCCCACCCACTTTCACAATGTATGAATTTGATGCAGCTGTAAATGGTGCTCATGTCATCAAAG TGCCTAGGAACCCAGACTTTAGCCTGGATGTAGAACGGATTGCCGAAGTGGTTGAACATGAGAAACCAAAGTGCATATTTCTGACATCGCCTAATAATCCTGATGGGAG TATTATTGATGATGAAACACTGTTGAAAATACTTGATCTGCCCATATTGGTAATACTGGATGAAGCATATGTTGAGTTTTCTGGAATGGAGTCTAAGATGAAGTGGGTGAAGAAGCATGAGAATCTAATTGTTCTTCGCACATTCAGCAAAAGAGCTG GCTTAGCTGGACTCAGAGTAGGGTATGGAGCTTTTCCAAAGAGTATTATTGAATTCCTTTGGCGAGCAAAGCAACCATATAATGTGTCTGTTGCTGCTGAAGTTGCTGCATGTGCTGCACTAAAGAATCCCACTTATCTGGAG AATGTGAAAGTGGCACTGGTGCAAGAGAGGGAGAGGCTCTTCAATCTCTTGAAAGAAGTCCCATTTCTTGATCCATACCCTAGCTATTCTAATTTCATTCTCTGTAAGGTTACGTCTGGAATGGATGCTAAGAAATTGAAG GAAGACCTTGCGACTATGGGAGTGATGATCCGTCACTACAATAGCAAAGAACTGAAAGGATACGTTCGTGTTTCTGTAGGCAAGCCTGAACACACTGAGGCATTAATGAAATGCCTCAAGCACTTCTATTGA
- the LOC104233208 gene encoding uncharacterized protein, producing the protein MDLLCKVYGGTSDEEDDNGGLELSRPILPPPKRAKFENFNRVNNPLPLFRSNPNTNLTAEVSLPGRYISKRERAAIGSAAKVPDEPSTPPYPNTSPVLGNILDSVLPHNILSALRNQTKVHGHLSHMPERLSVVLDGHTRSVNAVQWSTSHAHLLASAGMDQTVCIWNVWSRDQKKARVLNCHHAAVKDVKWSPHGLFVLSCGYDSTSRLIDVEKGIETQVFNEDQVVGVVKFHPDNYNLFLSGGSKGHLKIWDIRAGKVVHQYVRNLGPILDAEFTVDAKRIISSSDVSKSNISENSIIVWDISREIPLSNQVYSEAYTCPSIRCHPSDPKFIAQSNGNYIAIFSTKPPFGLDKYRRYEGHSVSGFPIKCSFSLDGEKVITGSSDGYIYVYDSKSCELIRRIKVYDGACIDVVFHPIMPNVVASCSWSGEVSVAVT; encoded by the exons ATGGACCTGTTGTGTAAAGTCTATGGCGGAACATCTGATGAAGAAGACGACAATGGTGGATTGGAACTTTCTAGACCCATATTGCCACCACCAAAACGGGCCAAGTTCGAGAATTTTAACCGAGTTAATAATCCTTTGCCCCTCTTCAGGTCCAATCCAAACACGAATCTTACAGCGGAAGTTTCTCTTCCAGGAAGGTACATTTCTAAGCGAGAGCGAGCTGCTATCGGTTCAGCTGCAAAAGTTCCGGACGAGCCCAGTACACCGCCTTACCCTAATACTTCACCAG TTTTAGGGAACATTTTGGATTCAGTTCTGCCACATAATATTTTGTCAGCTTTGAGAAATCAAACGAAAGTCCATGGACACTTGAGCCATATGCCGGAAAGGCTCTCTGTAGTTCTTGATGGACACACAAGATCAGTTAATGCTGTACAGTGGTCTACAAGTCATG CTCACCTTCTAGCATCTGCCGGTATGGATCAAACTGTCTGCATATGGAATGTCTGGAGCAGAGATCAGAAGAAAGCACGAGTACTTAATTGTCACCATGCGGCTGTCAAAGATGTGAAGTGGTCACCACATGGTTTATTTGTGCTCTCTTGTGGATATGACAGCACATCAAGGTTGATTGATGTTGAAAAAGGGATAGAAACTCAGGTTTTCAATGAGGATCAAGTTGTTGGAGTGGTAAAATTTCATCCAGATAATTATAATCTCTTCCTCTCTGGAGGTTCGAAAGGTCATCTTAAAATATGGGATATAAGAGCTGGGAAGGTGGTCCATCAATATGTGCGAAATCTTGGTCCTATCCTTGATGCTGAATTTACAGTCGACGCAAAGCGAATAATTTCATCTAGCGATGTATCCAAAAGCAATATTAGTGAAAATTCAATCATTGTTTGGGATATCTCACGGGAAATCCCTTTATCTAACCAG GTTTACAGTGAAGCATATACCTGTCCCTCAATAAGATGTCACCCTTCTGATCCAAAATTCATAGCACAGTCAAATGGAAACTACATAGCAATTTTCTCTACCAAGCCTCCTTTTGGACTTGATAAGTACAGGAGATATGAAGGCCATAGTGTTTCTGGATTCCCTATAAAATGCAGTTTCAGCTTGGATGGTGAGAAAGTAATAACTGGTTCCTCTGATGGATACATTTATGTTTATGACTCGAAATCTTGTGAGCTCATCAGAAGGATCAAGGTATATGATGGAGCTTGTATCGATGTCGTCTTCCATCCTATCATGCCTAATGTTGTTGCTTCATGTAGTTGGAGTGGAGAAGTTTCAGTTGCAGTGACATAA
- the LOC104233207 gene encoding uncharacterized protein isoform X1, with translation MTSSLGTHPRICSLGGPEHILKERSCKFSCFRYTDVESSWKELLPSKGQKFISCRHLSTRKSWSIFSAATGDAKDPDDSEDSNKPTESETGSVNSEILRNNLERIIGRDDSAFSGIDLAALIRNKYGRSYDVQLIKKEFMGKNLLALNVMWKYREQRSFPLTEEEYLLRLDDVANTLKCWGAVSHVRNSLEKVKERPRIGKAVSIFIDMDESGGRANEWIYK, from the exons ATGACGAGTTCTCTGGGGACCCACCCTCGTATCTGTTCATTAGGAGGTCCAGAGCATATTTTGAAGGAAAGAAGTTGCAAATTTTCATGTTTTCGTTATACAGACGTAGAATCTTCTTGGAAAGAATTGTTACCTTCAAAAGGTCAGAAGTTTATTAGCTGTCGCCACCTAAGTACTAGAAAAAGCTGGTCAATATTTTCTGCTGCAACCGGTGATGCAAAGGATCCTGATGACTCAGAAGATAGTAACAAACCGACAGAAAGTGAAACTGGATCT GTAAATAGTGAAATTCTAAGGAATAATCTTGAAAGAATCATCGGGAGGGATGACTCTGCTTTTAGTGGAATAGACCTTGCAGCTTTGATAAGGAATAAATATGGAAGGTCCTATGATGTTCAATTGATTAAGAAG GAATTCATGGGGAAAAATCTTCTTGCGTTAAACGTTATGTGGAAATACAGGGAGCAG CGATCTTTTCCCCTAACTGAAGAAGAATACCTACTGAGGCTAGATGATGTGGCAAACACATTGAAATGTTGGGGAGCTGTTTCGCATGTTCGAAATAGCCTTGAGAAGGTAAAAGAGCGGCCTCGTATAGGGAAG GCAGTGAGCATTTTCATAGATATGGACGAATCTGGCGGCCGTGCAAATGAATGGATTTACAAGTAG
- the LOC104233209 gene encoding histidinol-phosphate aminotransferase, chloroplastic isoform X2, giving the protein MLTRIHMALLQRQVIEALGAMKFPYIYPDPESRTLRAALAEDSGLESEYILAGCGADELIDLIMRCVLDPGDMIVDCPPTFTMYEFDAAVNGAHVIKVPRNPDFSLDVERIAEVVEHEKPKCIFLTSPNNPDGSIIDDETLLKILDLPILVILDEAYVEFSGMESKMKWVKKHENLIVLRTFSKRAGLAGLRVGYGAFPKSIIEFLWRAKQPYNVSVAAEVAACAALKNPTYLENVKVALVQERERLFNLLKEVPFLDPYPSYSNFILCKVTSGMDAKKLKEDLATMGVMIRHYNSKELKGYVRVSVGKPEHTEALMKCLKHFY; this is encoded by the exons ATGCTAACGAGAATCCATATGGCCCTCCTCCAGAGGCAA GTAATCGAGGCTTTGGGCGCTATGAAATTTCCATATATTTATCCTGATCCTGAAAGCCGTACCTTGCGTGCTGCCCTTGCTGAAGATTCTGGCCTTGAATCTGAGTATATTCTTGCAGGGTGCGGTGCAGATGAACTCATTGATTTGATAATGCG GTGCGTATTGGATCCTGGTGACATGATTGTTGACTGCCCACCCACTTTCACAATGTATGAATTTGATGCAGCTGTAAATGGTGCTCATGTCATCAAAG TGCCTAGGAACCCAGACTTTAGCCTGGATGTAGAACGGATTGCCGAAGTGGTTGAACATGAGAAACCAAAGTGCATATTTCTGACATCGCCTAATAATCCTGATGGGAG TATTATTGATGATGAAACACTGTTGAAAATACTTGATCTGCCCATATTGGTAATACTGGATGAAGCATATGTTGAGTTTTCTGGAATGGAGTCTAAGATGAAGTGGGTGAAGAAGCATGAGAATCTAATTGTTCTTCGCACATTCAGCAAAAGAGCTG GCTTAGCTGGACTCAGAGTAGGGTATGGAGCTTTTCCAAAGAGTATTATTGAATTCCTTTGGCGAGCAAAGCAACCATATAATGTGTCTGTTGCTGCTGAAGTTGCTGCATGTGCTGCACTAAAGAATCCCACTTATCTGGAG AATGTGAAAGTGGCACTGGTGCAAGAGAGGGAGAGGCTCTTCAATCTCTTGAAAGAAGTCCCATTTCTTGATCCATACCCTAGCTATTCTAATTTCATTCTCTGTAAGGTTACGTCTGGAATGGATGCTAAGAAATTGAAG GAAGACCTTGCGACTATGGGAGTGATGATCCGTCACTACAATAGCAAAGAACTGAAAGGATACGTTCGTGTTTCTGTAGGCAAGCCTGAACACACTGAGGCATTAATGAAATGCCTCAAGCACTTCTATTGA